One region of Nitrospinota bacterium genomic DNA includes:
- the murD gene encoding UDP-N-acetylmuramoyl-L-alanine--D-glutamate ligase — MKTIEQSAYARSLNGRRVVVVGLGRTGVATTRLLAGLGARVTVSDAKASSELGEAAAALPDGVESAFGGHPLELFRRAHLVVTSPGVAWDAPPLAAAREAGVEVISEIELAWRLLDIPWVAVTGSNGKSTTTTLIGQMAQAAGLRVVVGGNIGTPVAGLVEEAADADYLLAEVSTFQIEGVRDFRPSIALVLNVTEDHLDRHGSFGAYADLKRRIYAAQGITDSVVLNDGDPLLLGWGREGRSRRFAFRADGPVDRGAFRHGEEVRWRENGREEHLYGLEALSADAKRNVENVLAATCVAFLMGVAPDQMVEVLGRFVGLEHRMEEVATIEGVTFINDSKGTNVGAVMNALKSVDRPVVLIAGGQDKGSDFSPLCGLVSKKVRAVVLIGEAAERLSLILNGYAFVERAENLEAAVSTAFLMAKPGDVVLLSPACASFDSFRDFEERGLSFKAAVKGLR; from the coding sequence GTGAAGACCATCGAGCAGAGCGCGTACGCCCGAAGCTTAAACGGCCGCCGAGTTGTGGTGGTCGGTCTGGGGCGGACGGGTGTCGCGACTACAAGGCTCCTGGCGGGCCTAGGGGCCCGGGTGACCGTCTCGGACGCCAAGGCCTCCTCGGAGCTCGGCGAGGCGGCGGCGGCTCTTCCCGATGGTGTGGAGTCCGCCTTCGGCGGCCACCCCCTGGAGCTCTTCCGCCGGGCCCATCTGGTGGTGACGAGCCCCGGGGTCGCGTGGGACGCCCCACCCCTGGCGGCGGCCCGGGAGGCCGGGGTGGAGGTTATCAGTGAGATTGAGCTGGCCTGGCGGCTCCTGGACATCCCTTGGGTGGCGGTGACCGGCTCCAACGGGAAATCGACCACCACCACGCTCATCGGACAGATGGCCCAAGCCGCGGGCCTGCGGGTGGTAGTGGGCGGCAACATTGGCACCCCGGTGGCGGGCCTCGTCGAAGAGGCGGCCGACGCCGACTATCTATTGGCCGAGGTATCCACCTTTCAGATCGAGGGGGTCCGGGACTTTCGGCCCTCGATCGCTTTGGTCTTGAACGTTACGGAAGATCACCTCGACCGCCACGGCTCATTCGGGGCCTATGCGGATCTCAAGCGGCGCATCTACGCCGCCCAGGGGATCACCGACAGTGTGGTGCTCAACGATGGCGACCCTCTTCTGCTCGGCTGGGGGCGGGAGGGGCGAAGCCGTCGATTCGCCTTCCGCGCCGATGGGCCCGTTGACCGGGGCGCTTTCCGCCATGGGGAGGAGGTCCGCTGGAGGGAGAATGGTCGTGAAGAGCACTTGTACGGACTGGAGGCCCTCTCGGCGGATGCTAAGCGGAACGTGGAAAACGTTCTTGCGGCCACCTGCGTGGCCTTCTTGATGGGTGTCGCACCCGATCAAATGGTCGAGGTGCTGGGGCGCTTCGTCGGGCTCGAGCACCGGATGGAGGAGGTGGCCACCATCGAAGGGGTGACCTTCATAAACGACAGCAAAGGTACAAACGTCGGGGCCGTTATGAACGCCCTTAAGAGCGTGGATCGGCCCGTCGTCCTCATCGCCGGAGGGCAAGACAAGGGGAGCGATTTCTCCCCCCTCTGCGGGCTCGTATCTAAGAAGGTCCGGGCTGTCGTCCTCATAGGGGAGGCGGCCGAGCGCCTTTCGCTGATTTTGAACGGATACGCCTTCGTCGAGCGGGCCGAAAACCTTGAGGCGGCTGTTAGCACGGCATTTTTGATGGCCAAGCCCGGAGATGTTGTGCTCTTGAGTCCGGCGTGCGCCAGTTTCGATTCGTTTCGGGATTTCGAGGAGCGTGGCCTCTCTTTCAAGGCCGCGGTGAAGGGGCTGCGATGA
- a CDS encoding phospho-N-acetylmuramoyl-pentapeptide-transferase produces the protein MLYHLLYPLKDYFIGFNVFRYITFRASYALLTAMAVSLVLGPVLIAFHRRYSLGESIRDDGPKTHLTKEGTPTMGGTLILLALFVSVILWADLTNKYVWLLLYTAVGFGLIGFADDYRKVILKEKKGLGVREKLAAQCVVALGVACFLYFDPHGHPFVSHLTIPFFKRAVPDLGLFYIPFVVLVIVGVSNAVNITDGLDGLAIGPVIIATVAYVVIAYVTGHSGFAKYLNIIHIRGAGEVAVFGAAMIGAGLGFLWYNSYPAEIFMGDVGALALGGLLGTAAVITKHELLLLVVGGLFVIEALSVILQVAYFRWSGGKRIFKMAPLHHHFEVKGWEEPKVIVRFWIIAIVLALLSLSTLKLR, from the coding sequence ATGCTCTACCATCTCCTCTACCCTCTGAAGGACTACTTCATTGGATTCAACGTCTTCCGGTATATTACATTCCGGGCCTCCTACGCCCTTCTGACCGCGATGGCGGTGAGCCTTGTGTTGGGGCCGGTCCTCATCGCCTTCCACCGGCGCTACTCCCTGGGCGAGTCCATCCGCGACGATGGCCCTAAGACCCACCTGACGAAAGAGGGGACACCGACCATGGGCGGGACGCTCATCCTCCTGGCCCTGTTCGTCTCCGTCATCCTGTGGGCGGACCTCACCAACAAGTACGTCTGGTTGCTCCTCTATACGGCTGTCGGTTTCGGCCTCATCGGCTTCGCCGACGATTACCGCAAAGTCATCCTCAAGGAGAAGAAGGGCCTGGGGGTGCGGGAGAAGCTGGCGGCCCAGTGTGTTGTGGCGCTCGGTGTGGCGTGTTTCCTATACTTCGACCCCCACGGCCACCCCTTTGTGTCTCACCTGACGATTCCCTTCTTCAAGCGGGCGGTGCCGGACCTGGGCCTGTTTTACATCCCCTTTGTCGTGCTGGTCATCGTGGGGGTGAGCAACGCCGTCAATATCACAGACGGGCTCGATGGGCTGGCCATCGGGCCGGTGATAATTGCCACCGTCGCATACGTGGTCATCGCCTACGTGACGGGCCACAGCGGGTTTGCCAAGTACCTCAACATCATCCATATCCGGGGCGCGGGCGAGGTGGCGGTCTTCGGGGCCGCCATGATCGGGGCGGGCCTAGGCTTTCTCTGGTACAACTCCTATCCGGCCGAGATTTTCATGGGAGATGTGGGCGCCCTGGCCCTAGGGGGCCTGCTGGGCACGGCGGCGGTAATTACCAAACACGAACTCCTGCTGTTGGTGGTGGGGGGGCTGTTCGTCATCGAAGCCCTATCGGTCATCCTGCAGGTTGCGTACTTCCGATGGAGCGGGGGCAAGCGAATCTTCAAGATGGCTCCCCTCCACCACCATTTTGAGGTCAAGGGCTGGGAGGAGCCGAAGGTGATCGTCCGGTTCTGGATAATCGCCATCGTCCTCGCCCTGCTGAGCTTATCTACCCTGAAGTTGCGTTAG